In Thermorudis peleae, a genomic segment contains:
- a CDS encoding amidohydrolase family protein, protein MDTAAVLREHLAEFVLLDHHCHAPRRLRQRLQPEHLRRPFTESGDPAMLEHVPHTVVYRLLLRWLSALLGADPTEQAVLEARAQYDEAAYHRLLADDARLGPCYDDYLFDTERCYSPSEWAALLGRPVVPVIRIETVAEQLLPEAESWADFRQRFSQELAARGIEAAGFKSIAAYRGGLAIEPVDLVTAEQAFRDVRAELDALRVSSGEAERLVRPAFRLTHRPFIDALLWEALEVAAELSRPVQVHVGLGDDDVVLPQSDPTLLRPIFREARYRHVPIVLLHCYPFVRQAAYLASIYPNVYVDLGLTLPLAAGEGAHLVRTALGLAPASKLLASTDGHELPEFQWLAARLWREALAQALGGLVDDGLLTLADALEVAGMVLAANAQRIYPPLR, encoded by the coding sequence ATGGACACTGCTGCCGTCTTACGCGAGCACCTCGCTGAATTCGTCCTGCTTGACCACCATTGCCATGCCCCGCGACGCCTTCGCCAGCGGCTGCAGCCTGAGCATTTGCGTCGCCCCTTCACTGAGAGCGGCGATCCGGCCATGCTGGAACACGTGCCGCACACGGTTGTCTATCGCCTGCTGCTGCGTTGGCTCAGTGCCCTGCTGGGTGCTGACCCGACCGAGCAGGCTGTGCTCGAGGCCCGTGCGCAGTACGACGAGGCAGCGTACCACCGCCTGCTGGCCGACGACGCCCGACTTGGCCCCTGCTACGACGATTACCTTTTCGATACCGAGCGGTGTTACTCTCCCAGTGAATGGGCTGCGCTGCTCGGTCGGCCTGTTGTGCCGGTGATCCGCATCGAGACGGTCGCTGAGCAGCTGTTGCCCGAGGCTGAGTCCTGGGCTGACTTTCGTCAACGCTTCAGCCAGGAGCTTGCTGCGCGGGGCATCGAAGCGGCCGGGTTCAAGAGCATCGCCGCCTACCGGGGCGGACTGGCCATTGAGCCGGTTGACCTGGTAACGGCGGAGCAGGCGTTCCGTGACGTGCGCGCTGAACTCGACGCCCTCAGGGTGTCATCGGGTGAAGCGGAACGGTTGGTGCGTCCAGCGTTTCGTCTGACGCATCGGCCGTTCATCGATGCCCTACTCTGGGAGGCGCTTGAAGTTGCTGCTGAGCTGAGCCGGCCGGTGCAGGTTCACGTCGGCCTTGGTGATGACGACGTTGTCCTGCCGCAGAGCGATCCGACCCTCCTGCGGCCGATCTTCCGAGAGGCTCGCTATCGCCACGTGCCGATTGTCCTCCTGCACTGCTATCCCTTTGTCCGTCAGGCAGCCTATCTGGCCAGCATCTATCCGAACGTCTACGTTGATCTTGGGCTGACGCTGCCCTTAGCCGCGGGCGAAGGGGCGCATCTTGTTCGGACAGCGCTGGGGCTTGCGCCGGCGAGCAAGCTTCTGGCCTCGACCGATGGGCATGAGCTACCGGAGTTCCAGTGGCTGGCGGCACGACTGTGGCGGGAAGCGCTTGCGCAAGCGCTGGGTGGCCTGGTCGACGACGGCCTGCTCACGCTTGCTGACGCGCTTGAAGTGGCGGGGATGGTGCTCGCTGCCAACGCGCAGCGCATCTACCCGCCCTTGCGTTAA
- a CDS encoding alpha/beta hydrolase family protein, whose product MSEATAQATATGVTVEQCVTHDRPTEPHLSPDGALVAFVRRPVSRSGEHWETAIWIAPTSGEAPRPFTSGMWHDRCPRWSPDGQRLAFLSDRAERGKSSIYVMPRDGGEAIRAFDQQGELDLLDWSPDGHWLSVLMVEPETDEERQRRERREDWHVWDTEEKFQRLWLVDPQTKQGQVRSPEHVHVWSYAWAPDGQRLALATTPSPKVDDLFGETSVWLITVDGEARQLFTLVGLAEDLTWSADGRFLAYRARAGRVVCGEAVYRYELATGETVCLYPAQDGTAEGLAPLAGGEALALTVVNGLTARIEQLTWTGERTLLAEPHGVVHGVVSTAAGRLAAICSDSAHLPGVWCWSLAEPGTPGQRLTVFHPEIEAGMMKGERITWESDPGVTVEGLLFRPPSAQPGQRLPLVVQIHGGPTSFWGDECAASWHDWAQALVAQGYAVLLPNPRGSTGRGSAWTNAIFDDVGGGELRDVLTGVRALVERGIADPERLGVAGWSWGGYLTAWAVTQTDQFKAAVMGAGLSNLISDNYLGDIPRANLSYFPASAADIPDAYWQRSPIRYVNQVTTPLLILHGEDDPRVAVSESIQFYRALRLRGAICQLVTYPREKHGFEERAHQRDLLERIIAWFRQYIPPDSTPGA is encoded by the coding sequence ATGAGCGAAGCAACGGCACAGGCTACCGCGACCGGGGTGACCGTCGAGCAGTGTGTGACGCATGACCGGCCGACGGAGCCACACCTTTCGCCCGATGGCGCGCTGGTCGCCTTTGTGCGACGGCCGGTCAGCCGCAGTGGCGAGCACTGGGAAACAGCAATCTGGATCGCTCCGACGTCCGGCGAAGCTCCTCGGCCGTTCACGAGCGGCATGTGGCATGACCGCTGTCCACGCTGGTCACCCGACGGCCAACGCCTGGCCTTCCTCTCTGACCGGGCCGAGCGGGGCAAGAGCAGCATCTACGTGATGCCACGAGACGGCGGCGAAGCGATCCGCGCCTTCGACCAGCAGGGCGAGCTGGACCTCCTGGACTGGTCGCCTGATGGACACTGGCTGAGCGTGCTCATGGTCGAGCCCGAAACGGACGAGGAACGGCAGCGCCGCGAGCGACGTGAGGATTGGCACGTCTGGGACACCGAAGAGAAGTTCCAGCGGCTCTGGCTGGTCGACCCACAGACAAAGCAGGGACAGGTGCGCTCGCCCGAGCACGTGCACGTCTGGAGCTATGCCTGGGCACCTGACGGCCAGCGCCTCGCCTTGGCGACGACGCCCTCGCCAAAGGTCGACGACCTCTTCGGCGAGACAAGCGTCTGGCTCATCACCGTCGACGGTGAAGCTCGCCAGCTCTTCACACTCGTCGGGCTGGCCGAGGACTTGACCTGGTCGGCCGACGGCCGCTTCCTCGCCTATCGCGCCCGAGCAGGACGCGTGGTGTGCGGCGAGGCCGTCTATCGCTACGAACTCGCAACCGGCGAGACCGTCTGCCTCTACCCAGCCCAGGACGGCACAGCTGAGGGGCTTGCGCCACTCGCCGGTGGGGAGGCCCTGGCGCTGACGGTGGTCAACGGATTGACCGCGCGTATCGAACAGCTCACCTGGACGGGCGAACGCACGCTGCTCGCCGAGCCGCACGGGGTCGTGCACGGCGTCGTCAGCACGGCCGCCGGACGGCTCGCCGCCATCTGCTCTGACAGCGCGCACCTGCCGGGCGTCTGGTGCTGGTCGCTGGCTGAGCCAGGAACTCCCGGGCAGCGGCTGACCGTGTTCCACCCCGAGATCGAGGCTGGGATGATGAAGGGCGAGCGGATCACCTGGGAGAGCGACCCTGGCGTCACCGTCGAGGGCCTCCTGTTTCGTCCACCATCGGCCCAGCCTGGGCAACGGCTGCCGCTGGTCGTGCAGATTCACGGTGGCCCGACGAGCTTTTGGGGCGATGAGTGCGCCGCGAGCTGGCACGACTGGGCACAAGCGCTCGTCGCCCAGGGCTACGCGGTGCTGCTGCCGAACCCGCGCGGGAGCACCGGCCGCGGCAGTGCCTGGACGAACGCCATTTTCGACGACGTCGGCGGCGGGGAACTCCGCGATGTGCTGACAGGCGTACGGGCGCTGGTTGAGCGTGGCATTGCTGATCCAGAGCGGCTTGGGGTCGCTGGCTGGAGCTGGGGCGGCTACCTGACCGCCTGGGCTGTCACCCAGACCGACCAGTTCAAGGCAGCGGTGATGGGCGCAGGGCTGAGCAACCTCATCAGCGATAACTACCTGGGCGATATCCCCCGCGCGAATCTCTCCTACTTCCCCGCCTCAGCGGCCGATATCCCCGACGCCTACTGGCAGCGCTCGCCGATCCGTTACGTCAATCAAGTGACCACGCCGCTGCTGATCCTGCACGGCGAGGACGACCCGCGCGTGGCCGTCAGCGAATCGATCCAGTTCTACCGGGCGCTGCGGCTGCGGGGCGCCATCTGCCAGCTCGTCACCTACCCGCGGGAAAAGCACGGCTTCGAGGAGCGCGCCCATCAACGCGACCTGCTCGAGCGGATTATCGCCTGGTTCCGTCAGTACATCCCGCCTGACAGCACGCCCGGAGCCTAA